The genomic DNA GTCACGCTCGTCAGTCTCGCGTCACGCGTTTTCCACGGCGGCGTGTACGTTGAGGGGTGCGGGGCAAAGCCACTGCTTCTCCCACTCCCCTTGGGCGAAACGATCGAGGACGCTGTCGTCGCGTCTGGCGGCAGAACCGACCAGGCCCCCACGGACGCTCCGCGCATCCGTATCGGCAGCGCATGCGCGCGATGTGCGCCCTTTCACATTCGTGTCGTTTTTGACGGCTGGCGCGGCGGCATCGTGCCGGTGGACTTCGCGGACACGCTTTCCGGTGCCGCGCGACCGCCAGCTATGTCTTTGGCGCCTGTTGTTGCGGCGTCCCTCGCTGTTGCTGAAGCGTTTGAACACGTCAGAACAAACAGCCCGACCGTCGGGCATTTCCCAACCGGAATGTCGCTGTGGAGGCCGCATGAACGCAACTGGCTCACAACGACAGATGCTGGCCCCGTCCTCTCCGTCTTGCCAGAAAAGCTATGGCTGATCGGGCTTGGGCACGTTGGTCAGGCGTACCTTTGGTGCCTTGGCCTTCTCCCCTATGAACCCTCAGCGCCCCTGCAGCTTGTGCTGCAGGACACGGACGTGATCGGGCCATCAACGCCGAGCACTTCAATCCTGTCGAACCCGGCGATGGTCGGCCGCCGAAAGACGCGAGAAATGGCCGCCTGGGCCGAACGACGAGGATTTCGTACCGCAATCACCGAGCGACTTTTCAATGCTGATTTTCGCGTCGCGAACACCGATCCGTCGGTCGTACTCTGCGGCCTCGACAATATTCCCGGCCGGCGCGCGCTCGACAAGGTGGGATTCGGCCTCGTCATCGAGGCGGGGCTTGGTAACAGGCATGACGATTTTCGCTCGCTGCGCGTGCACACATTGCCTGGTCGGCGTACGGCGGACGAGATCTGGAAGGATGCGCCTGCGACGGACGAAGACCACGTTCCCGACGAGTACAAACGGCTCAAGGCGGCTGGCTTGCTGGATCAATGTGGCATGACAACCCTGGCGGGGAAAGCAGTAGGCGCCGCGTTTGTTGGATGCAGCGCCGCAGCCATCGCCATTTCCGAGCTGCTGCGCTTTCTGCATGGTGACGGATTGAATGAATCCATCGACCTTGACCTGCGCGCTGCGGATCATCGTTCCGCGTCGCCCAGTACGGTTGACATGACTGGGTTCAACCCTGGATTCGTCTTCGCGCGACCGCCCGGTCTGCCGTAAGCGTTCGATCGGGACCCTCTGCTCGCGCAGCTTGCAGTTGCGCGAGCCTTTCACGACCAACAAAGAAAGCGATTGTGCATCAACTGTGTGCCTCCAGAACCAGTTTGTGCAGTACCGGTGCATGCCGCTCGAAGCGTTTTCAAAGACGGATTGCCGGTTGATGTCACTTCGCAACCGATTCGACTAAACATGCGTGCATATGTTTGGCGTGTGCTCTTGCGCATTCAATCTAATCTTCGTCGGCATTACGGATAACTTTCATCGCTTGCCGAAATTACGCTGCAACCGACCTGTTATCCTCTTGGCGGTGATTTTGCGACCACAGTAGAACGAATCCCCCAGCGATCGCGAAATTCTTCAAAAAGTTATTCAGCTGACCGTTGAATTGGACGGGCTCTACGCTCCAGAATCGATGCGCGATCAATGCAGTCGCTACCGAATACAATGCGAGCACGATCGATAGCTCGCGCAGGCGCCATCCTGCTATCAAGGCTACCGCGCCGCCAATCTCCAGCAGCACGACGAGCGGGACAGCCAGCTCCGCCAAGGGCAGCCCGAACGAGCCAAAATATGCAGCGGTCGCATTCCACGCAATCAGCTTGCGGATGCCTGCAACCAAGAACAACGCTGACATGAGTGCTCGAGAGATCCGTTGGATCGCAGTAGGTGACATGGAGTTTTCCATATGGTCAAAAAAGATAACGTTACGAATGTATTGTCGTGACGGAGACGTCGAACGTGCCAACGACGGGAGCCGTATCGAAATGCATCGCCAATCGATCTCTCGACGTGTATCGCGGCCAATTCGGCAGCCTTCCGCAGTTTGGATCGCCGCCTTCAACAAAGCACAAGATTGACTCCTGGAAATCAGCTGAGACACGGCGCGCTGCCTCTACATCTAGCCCGTCTAACATCGGCGCGTTTGACCACGCGTCGAATGTGTCGAACAGATATGGCAATTCAAAACAATGGCATGCACCGGTTCCCGGCATACGCGATCGCAGCACAAACTCATATACATAGCAGGTGCCTCCATGGTCAGCGATCCGGTCCGCCAGTTTCTGGGTCGGCGCGCGAAAGATTTCGTCTGAAACGGCGTGTAGCAACCGTATGTAGTTATCCGTACCTGACCCATCCCGACGCGCCTTTGGGAATCGCACCCCGCCACTTTCACTACAAACAGAAAGACGTTGCAGCGTCGAAGTGTCGCTTGCGGTCAGAATGCTCTCATCATGCGAGAAGAACGCACCCATTTCCTCAGGTAGTGAGCCCAATAAAAACCGCATATTCGAGGCCTGTGATTGATCGATTTCACTCAGATTTGCGGGTAATGCGTCGGACACAAGTGGCAGAAATGTTGGCGGAATATCGGCAAACGCCGGATGAGCGCGGGCAAACAGTCCCTGCCCCTCAAGTATTCGGTCCACCGACAGCTGGCGGAGGGCATCGAGCGTTGGGGGAACGTTGAGAAGCTCACAAAAGCTGTACGCAAACGCTGCTGCTTGCTCCGGTTCGTGCGGCGCAATTGAACCAGGCAGGCTTAGCAAAACTGCCTGACTGAATAACCCGGTTCCAAGTGGTGAACGCGTCAATGCGGCGGTATACCATGCCCCCGCAGACTGCCCGCAAACCGTGACGCGAGAAGGATCGCCACCGAAGCTCCCTATATTTTTATGAATCCACCGTAGCGCGGCAACCAGATCGTGCAACGCCATGCTGCCTGCTGTCTGCCCAGGAAGATAAAGATTTCCAAGCGCCCCGAGCCGGTAATTTGCGCTGACAACGACCACGCGCCCGCTTGCAGCCAGTCGATCTCCGTGATACCAGGCTAGTGGCGCGCCGCCCGTCAGCCATCCGCCACCATGGATCCATACCAGTACTGGCAGCCCGTCGCTCGTATTGCAAGTACGTGCGGGCCTCCAAACGTTCAACGCAAACGCATTTTCAGACTGATTTGCGAATCCTGGCGTCGTACCCATTACGGCTGTTAGTCTGCTCTGTGTCTGCGGGAACACCGGGCCCGGTCTCCTCGCATCACGTACTCCCTGCCAGGGAGTGGGCTCGCCAGGCAGGGAAAACCGCCGAGGCTGGTTGAGATCTGCGGCATAGGGAATATCGAAGAACGCCTCAACCCCGTTGCTTGCGATACCCGCCAAAGCACCCTCAGTGCACGTTACGACCGGTGAGGAAAGCTGCTCATGCTTCATCGTTGCAAATGTCCGATCTAGTGAAATTTACTTCCGCTCAACAAGCCTGCCTTGGGCGTGTCATGGTTGTCAGTCTCGAGTGCATCCGCAGATCGCGGCTCGAGCTCTGGACGCATCCTCACCATTGCCAGGCAAGCGATCAGCAGTGGCGCCCCGAGCATCATGCATACCAGCGAGAACGACGCGTGGGATGACACGATCGCACCAATCAGCATTGAGCCCACGATCGAGCCCAGACGGCCGATGGCAAGCGTCCATCCACCGCCCGACGCGCGCAACGAGGTCGGGTAAAACACTCCGGAAATCGTGTTCACGCAAATCAAGGGGCCACCGACTGTAAGACCGCTGAGGAACACAATCCCAGGATACCCAGGCGCACGTTCAAACAGGCCAAGCGCAAAGATCAACAAAATGCCGAGGCCGAATGCTCCTGCGACAATTGTCGCGACGTTGATACGCCTTACCGCCCACGCGAACAACACCGCACCACCGAGCGCGCCGAATTGGAACATCGAAGACAATTGCGACGCCATGACGATCGACAAACCGGTCTGCTTCAAATACGTGGGCAACCAGCTACCAATAAGAAAAAACACCAGAAAACCGCAAAATTCCGTCGCCCAGATCAGCAACGTCCCCAGCCGGAGATGAGTAGAGAAAATACCGCCAGCAAGCGTGTCGGCAGATTCGCTGCGAGGTGAGTCAAGTACAAGCTTATCTGGGTCAATAGCTGGAAAAATCATCCCCATCGTTCGGCGAATCAAATCAGCTGGCTGCTGGCGCACCAGCATATGCCGAGGAGATTCCGGTACACGCGACACGAACAACAGCAGGACTGCAAGGGGCAAGGCGCCACTTAGTACAAGCATGCCCTGCCACGCGACGCTTCTGATCAACAAAGCAGTAGCGAAGCCTGCAGACGCCGCACCAAACAGGAACCCACAAAAAGTGGCGGCAAGCATCGCGGCGCGCTTTTTATCCGAGCAGTATTCGGCAACCAACGCCGACATAACAGGCATCGCCGCACCGACCCCCACACCTGTTATAAAACGACACGCTATTAGCTGAAAGACGTTGCCCGAATGACTTGAAGCAAGACTCGCAAATCCGAACCAGGCGATTGCG from Paraburkholderia terrae includes the following:
- a CDS encoding DoxX family protein — translated: MENSMSPTAIQRISRALMSALFLVAGIRKLIAWNATAAYFGSFGLPLAELAVPLVVLLEIGGAVALIAGWRLRELSIVLALYSVATALIAHRFWSVEPVQFNGQLNNFLKNFAIAGGFVLLWSQNHRQEDNRSVAA
- a CDS encoding carboxylesterase/lipase family protein, giving the protein MKHEQLSSPVVTCTEGALAGIASNGVEAFFDIPYAADLNQPRRFSLPGEPTPWQGVRDARRPGPVFPQTQSRLTAVMGTTPGFANQSENAFALNVWRPARTCNTSDGLPVLVWIHGGGWLTGGAPLAWYHGDRLAASGRVVVVSANYRLGALGNLYLPGQTAGSMALHDLVAALRWIHKNIGSFGGDPSRVTVCGQSAGAWYTAALTRSPLGTGLFSQAVLLSLPGSIAPHEPEQAAAFAYSFCELLNVPPTLDALRQLSVDRILEGQGLFARAHPAFADIPPTFLPLVSDALPANLSEIDQSQASNMRFLLGSLPEEMGAFFSHDESILTASDTSTLQRLSVCSESGGVRFPKARRDGSGTDNYIRLLHAVSDEIFRAPTQKLADRIADHGGTCYVYEFVLRSRMPGTGACHCFELPYLFDTFDAWSNAPMLDGLDVEAARRVSADFQESILCFVEGGDPNCGRLPNWPRYTSRDRLAMHFDTAPVVGTFDVSVTTIHS
- a CDS encoding MFS transporter, whose product is MNYLDTTGHTIHDVFNTQRFGARQWTVFIVCFLVTAIEGFDTTIIGFVAPAISSQWALSGSALAPLVGIGLAGILIGSIAGGALADRYGRKPIGALAIAWFGFASLASSHSGNVFQLIACRFITGVGVGAAMPVMSALVAEYCSDKKRAAMLAATFCGFLFGAASAGFATALLIRSVAWQGMLVLSGALPLAVLLLFVSRVPESPRHMLVRQQPADLIRRTMGMIFPAIDPDKLVLDSPRSESADTLAGGIFSTHLRLGTLLIWATEFCGFLVFFLIGSWLPTYLKQTGLSIVMASQLSSMFQFGALGGAVLFAWAVRRINVATIVAGAFGLGILLIFALGLFERAPGYPGIVFLSGLTVGGPLICVNTISGVFYPTSLRASGGGWTLAIGRLGSIVGSMLIGAIVSSHASFSLVCMMLGAPLLIACLAMVRMRPELEPRSADALETDNHDTPKAGLLSGSKFH